In a genomic window of Sulfuriferula nivalis:
- a CDS encoding c-type cytochrome has translation MKIQTVNKYSSLYKQLGWLVMGVAMVTLTGCGKAKSMDQGAITSGQTLAEKGRGSIPGCVACHGANGEGIEAAGYPRLAGLNVGYIEKQLKDLARELPPAGVVIESVSKDYSKTPRLYSDLTVFSPGLRHDAIMSPIAKQLSNTDIHNLALYFASLPYTAKPVAADYEVLERGQDLALRGKAEYGLPACVSCHAPDGEGFGADFPPLAGQPAIYIVNQINKWQQGLRDNDNLGLMKAVADQLTDADKINAAAYYANRSLIVKGQ, from the coding sequence ATGAAAATTCAAACAGTAAATAAATATAGCTCCCTGTATAAACAGTTAGGTTGGTTGGTAATGGGTGTTGCAATGGTTACTTTGACTGGTTGTGGGAAAGCTAAGTCAATGGATCAAGGTGCAATAACGTCAGGACAGACTTTGGCTGAAAAGGGGCGTGGCAGTATACCAGGTTGTGTGGCTTGCCATGGTGCAAATGGTGAAGGTATAGAAGCAGCGGGTTATCCGCGCTTAGCCGGTTTAAATGTGGGTTATATTGAGAAGCAGTTGAAAGATCTGGCAAGAGAACTGCCACCCGCTGGCGTGGTGATTGAGTCAGTTTCCAAGGATTACAGTAAGACGCCACGGCTCTATTCTGATTTGACCGTATTTAGTCCAGGTCTCAGACATGACGCAATTATGAGTCCAATTGCTAAACAGCTAAGTAACACAGATATACATAATCTGGCGCTTTATTTTGCGAGTTTGCCATATACAGCCAAACCTGTTGCTGCAGATTATGAAGTGTTGGAACGTGGTCAAGATTTGGCATTAAGGGGTAAGGCGGAATATGGTTTGCCAGCATGTGTTTCATGTCATGCTCCAGATGGTGAAGGTTTTGGTGCCGATTTTCCACCGCTTGCCGGTCAGCCAGCTATCTATATCGTTAATCAAATCAATAAATGGCAGCAGGGTCTGCGCGACAATGATAATTTAGGGTTGATGAAAGCGGTTGCTGATCAATTAACTGATGCAGATAAAATCAATGCTGCAGCGTATTATGCAAATCGTTCATTGATTGTAAAAGGTCAATAA
- a CDS encoding c-type cytochrome, translating into MKRLVILLLLGLSNIGFAADTPLSQTEVYSTNYDARANIPTSLTREKAIRQIPAISPGEYFVPPDVGDIPTSKFGDMVKLGRNIFIDTQHYAKRYVGNGLNCSNCHLQEGRKAYAAPLWAAYPMYPAFRNKTRDVVTFEARVQDCFRYSMNGIAPTLDSPEIKAITSYAQWLSTGAPFNKELPGRGFARLGKPRDPTPVNGEKLYKENCASCHGWDGKGQKFSHRDGYMFPPLWGSDSFNHGAGMSTVKSCAQFSKANMPLGKGWTLTDMEAWDICTYIWLQDRPWDPRFGWFFNIFAPPTGGN; encoded by the coding sequence ATGAAAAGATTAGTGATCTTGTTATTGCTCGGGTTGAGTAATATTGGTTTTGCGGCGGATACGCCACTGTCTCAGACAGAGGTGTATTCAACTAATTATGATGCACGTGCAAATATTCCTACGAGTTTAACGCGTGAAAAAGCGATACGCCAAATACCTGCAATCAGTCCTGGTGAGTACTTTGTGCCACCTGACGTTGGAGATATCCCAACTAGCAAATTTGGAGATATGGTCAAGTTAGGCCGTAATATTTTTATAGATACTCAGCATTATGCTAAACGATACGTGGGTAATGGTTTGAATTGTAGCAATTGCCATTTACAAGAGGGGCGTAAAGCCTATGCTGCACCGCTTTGGGCCGCTTATCCTATGTATCCAGCATTCCGTAACAAAACACGTGATGTGGTGACTTTTGAAGCGCGAGTTCAGGATTGTTTTCGCTATAGCATGAATGGTATAGCGCCGACATTGGATTCACCAGAAATTAAGGCAATTACGTCTTACGCGCAATGGTTATCAACTGGTGCACCTTTTAACAAGGAATTGCCTGGTCGAGGTTTTGCACGATTGGGTAAGCCGCGAGATCCTACCCCTGTGAATGGTGAAAAACTATACAAAGAAAATTGTGCAAGTTGCCATGGTTGGGATGGTAAGGGTCAGAAATTTAGCCATCGTGATGGTTATATGTTCCCGCCGTTGTGGGGAAGTGATTCTTTTAATCATGGTGCAGGTATGAGTACGGTTAAAAGTTGTGCACAGTTTTCTAAAGCAAATATGCCGCTAGGTAAAGGGTGGACTTTGACTGATATGGAAGCGTGGGATATTTGTACTTATATCTGGTTGCAAGACAGGCCATGGGATCCTCGTTTTGGTTGGTTCTTTAATATCTTCGCTCCGCCTACAGGTGGTAATTAA
- a CDS encoding c-type cytochrome: MQMKLTRLHKFLLVLGGAAGLAYGTWVAADTHSADDIGDDLPTLDSIEVRASMQRPKMTLPSELTVVPVVKSGEYFVPPKIEDLDDSKYADEVRLGRNIFIDTQHYAKRFVGNGMNCSNCHLQEGRKPNAAPLWAAYPLYPMYRDKSRQVISFQERLQSCFRFSMNGMAPTLDSREIEALTTYAQWLSTGIPVGTIMAGRGFARIDKTDDPSPFNGAIHYKQYCASCHGEHLEGKKFTNRPGYMFPPLAGPDSYNKGAGMHKVKTCAGFVKANMPLGRPYTLTDDQALDVCVHIFMQDRPWDPRKGIFMSIFMPVTEG; encoded by the coding sequence ATGCAGATGAAATTGACACGATTACATAAATTTTTATTGGTATTGGGCGGTGCTGCTGGTTTGGCATATGGTACTTGGGTCGCGGCTGATACACATAGTGCAGATGATATTGGTGATGACTTACCCACGTTAGATAGTATCGAAGTTCGGGCAAGTATGCAGCGCCCGAAAATGACATTGCCAAGTGAACTTACTGTTGTGCCTGTAGTGAAATCAGGTGAGTATTTCGTACCACCTAAAATTGAAGATCTGGACGATAGTAAGTATGCTGATGAGGTACGTCTTGGTCGGAATATTTTCATCGACACACAACATTATGCGAAACGCTTTGTCGGAAATGGCATGAATTGTAGTAACTGCCATTTACAAGAGGGGCGTAAACCGAATGCTGCACCTTTGTGGGCTGCCTATCCGCTATATCCTATGTACAGAGATAAAAGCAGACAAGTCATCAGTTTTCAAGAGCGCTTGCAGAGCTGTTTTCGTTTTAGTATGAATGGCATGGCGCCTACTCTTGATTCTCGCGAAATTGAAGCATTAACAACCTACGCACAGTGGCTTTCGACAGGAATTCCAGTCGGAACAATAATGGCGGGTCGAGGATTCGCTCGAATCGACAAGACTGATGATCCTTCACCTTTCAATGGAGCGATACACTACAAGCAGTATTGCGCTAGCTGCCATGGCGAACATCTGGAGGGTAAGAAATTTACTAATCGCCCAGGTTATATGTTCCCACCATTAGCAGGACCAGATAGTTATAACAAGGGTGCTGGCATGCATAAAGTCAAAACATGTGCAGGTTTTGTGAAGGCTAATATGCCATTAGGTAGACCTTACACATTGACCGATGATCAAGCTTTAGATGTTTGTGTGCATATTTTTATGCAAGATCGTCCTTGGGATCCTCGTAAGGGGATTTTTATGAGTATCTTTATGCCTGTAACTGAGGGTTGA
- a CDS encoding SulP family inorganic anion transporter has product MVNRFFKSTRVRNAVFPFMAWWSLLDRATVKNDTIAGITAGVLILPQAIALATLAGLPPEYGLYTAIFPVIITALYGSSWHSLSGPNTALAVLTAMTIAPFANIGSPDYIQYAITLTFMAGVLQLAFGVLRLGVVFNYFSHSVMVALVTGVGIIIVIQQVGNFLGVVMNLNETLDQVVYQIFLAIPRANHYAVMVGATTVISGLLIKRFRPKWPHYIMAVAIGMIAAWVIGMLVGSGTARIDMLGFMKFSAVPFSSPDFSPEDFGPFANFAYPAAIGMAVLGLMQSSVIARSMAAKSGQQGLDMNQEVIGQGLSNILGSFLSCFTSCASFNRSAANIEAGAKTPLAGLISAFALALLVFVAAPVIAYLPVSVMAGVLFLVGSALVKVKDIRHLLAIKDGGRVVFLLVLFTTLGSGVDDGVYLGIFLSIVGYLRNVSKPSLELVFEREKAYYLSAGMELDDTTAIAISGSLFFGSSHNIERALINVAKDDHRQANLIVMAEHATSIDISSAEVLVQEARRRQANKYRMSLWVRPGALEDPQVVKVLEAALGAENIFCSGRAKKSIAETGLIKPATREKLI; this is encoded by the coding sequence ATGGTAAACCGTTTTTTCAAATCAACGCGTGTGCGTAATGCTGTATTCCCATTTATGGCATGGTGGTCGTTGTTAGATCGTGCTACGGTCAAGAATGATACGATTGCAGGTATTACAGCTGGTGTTTTAATTCTGCCACAAGCGATCGCTTTGGCAACGCTGGCAGGGTTGCCTCCTGAGTATGGTTTATATACTGCGATTTTCCCAGTTATTATTACTGCATTATATGGATCATCTTGGCATTCTTTGTCAGGACCTAATACAGCTTTGGCAGTATTAACTGCCATGACTATCGCGCCATTTGCAAATATAGGCTCTCCAGACTACATACAATATGCAATTACCTTGACCTTTATGGCGGGTGTGTTGCAGTTGGCATTTGGTGTTTTGAGACTAGGGGTGGTATTCAATTATTTCTCACATTCAGTGATGGTGGCCTTGGTAACAGGGGTTGGCATCATCATTGTGATCCAGCAGGTAGGTAACTTCCTAGGCGTGGTCATGAATTTGAATGAGACGTTAGATCAGGTTGTATATCAAATTTTCTTGGCAATACCACGCGCTAATCATTATGCCGTTATGGTCGGAGCCACTACAGTCATTTCTGGACTGTTAATTAAACGATTCCGTCCAAAATGGCCACATTACATTATGGCCGTTGCTATTGGCATGATTGCAGCATGGGTAATTGGTATGTTGGTTGGTAGTGGTACGGCACGTATTGATATGCTTGGTTTCATGAAATTTTCCGCTGTGCCATTCTCATCACCGGATTTTTCACCTGAAGATTTCGGGCCTTTTGCTAATTTCGCCTATCCAGCCGCAATCGGTATGGCTGTGCTGGGTTTGATGCAGTCTTCTGTGATTGCTCGATCTATGGCGGCTAAATCTGGTCAGCAAGGGCTGGATATGAATCAGGAAGTTATCGGTCAAGGTCTTTCTAATATACTGGGAAGCTTTTTGTCTTGTTTTACAAGTTGTGCATCATTTAACCGTAGTGCTGCAAATATCGAAGCTGGTGCTAAAACGCCATTGGCAGGATTGATCTCGGCATTCGCCCTAGCTTTGTTGGTGTTTGTTGCAGCCCCCGTGATTGCTTACTTGCCTGTATCAGTAATGGCTGGTGTGTTATTTCTGGTCGGGTCTGCCTTGGTAAAAGTCAAGGATATACGTCATTTACTCGCTATTAAGGATGGTGGCCGAGTTGTATTCTTGTTGGTGTTATTTACTACGTTGGGTAGTGGTGTAGACGATGGTGTTTATCTGGGGATATTTTTGTCTATTGTTGGTTATTTACGAAACGTATCCAAACCATCATTAGAACTCGTATTTGAACGAGAAAAGGCGTATTACTTATCAGCTGGCATGGAGTTAGATGACACGACCGCAATTGCGATTTCAGGCAGTTTATTCTTTGGCTCCAGTCATAATATAGAGCGTGCACTCATAAATGTGGCAAAAGACGATCATCGTCAAGCTAACTTAATTGTTATGGCTGAACATGCAACCAGTATTGATATATCGTCTGCAGAAGTCTTGGTGCAGGAAGCTCGTCGTCGTCAGGCTAATAAATATCGTATGTCATTGTGGGTAAGACCTGGTGCATTGGAAGATCCACAAGTAGTTAAAGTGTTGGAAGCTGCTTTGGGCGCAGAAAACATTTTCTGTAGTGGACGTGCGAAGAAGAGTATTGCTGAAACGGGTTTGATTAAGCCTGCTACGCGTGAAAAGTTAATTTAA
- a CDS encoding DsrE family protein: protein MLKIKSWVLALCLTGASLGVHAAEEVKEHLIIQVSEDSVERLNAALNAAKFVQAQYGAPNVEIEIVVFGPGVQTVKYYAPKPLPERVKQEKYNGIRIVVCDYSMRAAKLRPSDMLRDVSYVPSGVVEIMEKEKLGWSYVRP, encoded by the coding sequence ATGTTGAAAATAAAATCTTGGGTATTAGCGTTATGTTTGACAGGTGCAAGTTTAGGTGTTCATGCCGCAGAAGAGGTTAAAGAGCATTTAATTATTCAGGTGAGTGAAGATAGTGTTGAACGTTTAAATGCCGCTTTGAATGCAGCAAAGTTTGTACAGGCGCAATATGGTGCTCCAAATGTGGAGATTGAAATTGTGGTGTTTGGACCGGGTGTACAAACTGTTAAATATTATGCACCTAAGCCATTACCTGAGCGTGTGAAACAGGAAAAATACAATGGAATACGCATCGTAGTCTGTGATTACTCCATGCGTGCTGCCAAGCTTCGCCCATCTGATATGTTACGTGATGTGAGTTACGTACCTTCAGGTGTGGTGGAAATTATGGAGAAGGAAAAGTTGGGCTGGTCTTACGTTCGTCCTTAA
- a CDS encoding bifunctional metallophosphatase/5'-nucleotidase, with protein sequence MMLRQIKTKIFGLCLTALMMPVITHAAGNGDVTFIHMGDLHGHLIPRPNMREGDPDQGQMMGGLAYVYDEIKKIRKEHPNSLLVNGGDTVQGSAEALYTSGQAMVDVLNMFKIDAFNPGNWDYLYGTERFRELFAGDKPLANWHPVAANLYYSTLYSFPETRYVKQAGQRVLKPYLIKDVNGIRVAIIGLTADRGPQAVSTRVMEGFTLTPGEFEVAAAVPLLREKHKVDLIVLISERGLGANLEIAETIPGIDIVLSSDMHEESRKELVAKTGTVLVEEGQDGTVLGELNVHVKNGKMTGYKWTQHRITTKNNQPDPVIAAKIEEIRRPFVKAGFVTHVNPINGAVLRTPIDTVIGFTKIPLHRSNFAGTSSMNAVIEGSSHDFLADAFKASCDSDLGMIRGFRYGTHIAPGPIKLEDIYHYIPIGPQVACGKISGDDIHWMLERGADSSLSPYVGWWGGGWQIAFSGLTYDLDPKKPYGNRVSNIRISGSDPMDMEKLYTVGGYWYVDNPNMINRHKAWEVNVLKDKDGGILDATDIVAYYLHMLPDHTVDPEINRVHLLSPLPPPISMSREIQPLKGVPQPNY encoded by the coding sequence ATGATGTTGAGACAGATTAAAACAAAAATATTTGGATTGTGCCTGACAGCATTAATGATGCCTGTCATCACCCATGCTGCGGGTAATGGTGATGTTACATTTATTCATATGGGTGATTTGCATGGACATTTGATTCCACGACCAAATATGCGGGAAGGCGACCCAGACCAAGGGCAGATGATGGGTGGTCTGGCGTATGTCTATGATGAAATTAAGAAAATTCGTAAGGAACATCCCAATTCATTGTTGGTGAATGGTGGCGATACAGTTCAGGGTTCAGCGGAGGCACTGTATACGAGCGGTCAGGCAATGGTGGATGTTTTGAATATGTTCAAGATTGATGCCTTTAATCCGGGGAACTGGGATTATCTGTATGGTACTGAACGTTTTAGAGAGCTGTTTGCAGGAGATAAGCCGCTTGCAAACTGGCATCCCGTTGCAGCTAACTTGTATTACTCAACTTTGTATAGCTTTCCAGAAACACGATATGTTAAACAGGCTGGACAGCGTGTGCTCAAGCCTTACCTTATTAAAGATGTTAACGGTATTAGGGTCGCAATTATTGGACTGACTGCGGATCGTGGTCCACAAGCTGTTAGTACTCGGGTGATGGAGGGTTTTACCCTGACGCCTGGTGAGTTTGAAGTGGCCGCAGCTGTGCCACTTTTACGAGAGAAGCATAAAGTTGATTTAATCGTGTTGATTTCAGAACGTGGTTTGGGTGCAAATTTGGAAATTGCTGAAACCATACCTGGTATAGATATTGTGTTGTCATCAGATATGCATGAAGAATCTCGTAAGGAGTTAGTGGCTAAAACTGGGACAGTATTGGTTGAAGAAGGTCAAGATGGCACCGTTCTAGGAGAGCTGAATGTCCACGTTAAAAATGGAAAAATGACTGGATATAAATGGACACAACACCGAATTACAACTAAAAATAATCAACCAGATCCAGTTATTGCTGCCAAAATCGAAGAGATACGCAGGCCTTTTGTAAAGGCTGGTTTTGTGACACATGTTAATCCTATTAACGGCGCTGTATTACGGACTCCGATTGATACTGTAATAGGTTTTACCAAGATACCACTGCATCGATCAAATTTCGCTGGTACTAGTAGTATGAATGCGGTGATAGAGGGATCTTCGCATGATTTTCTGGCGGATGCGTTTAAGGCATCTTGTGACTCAGATTTAGGGATGATACGTGGGTTTCGATATGGAACACATATAGCCCCTGGCCCCATCAAACTGGAAGATATTTATCACTACATTCCAATTGGACCACAAGTGGCTTGTGGAAAGATATCTGGTGATGATATCCATTGGATGTTAGAGCGTGGTGCCGATTCATCATTGTCACCCTATGTTGGCTGGTGGGGTGGTGGTTGGCAAATTGCATTTTCAGGATTGACGTATGATTTGGATCCTAAAAAACCATATGGGAACCGAGTTTCTAACATACGGATTAGTGGCAGTGATCCTATGGATATGGAAAAGCTCTATACCGTGGGTGGATATTGGTATGTGGATAATCCAAATATGATTAATCGTCATAAAGCTTGGGAAGTAAATGTTTTAAAGGATAAGGATGGTGGCATTTTAGATGCAACGGATATTGTGGCGTATTATTTGCATATGCTTCCTGACCATACCGTAGATCCAGAGATAAATCGGGTGCATTTGCTATCACCTTTGCCTCCACCTATATCTATGAGTAGGGAAATTCAGCCTTTGAAAGGTGTGCCGCAACCTAATTATTAG
- a CDS encoding YeeE/YedE family protein, whose product MQEVIIWPAWLAGAGIGLLMVLFYWVTGKQLGVSRAYGNMLSYISKLAFFQQKDYTSNSWRLWFILGIVLGGFIAAMIAHPGEYHVSFDMGKAYDELLPTNMLLRVIVLFVGGLGLGFGARIAGGCTSGHVITGIPMLNVSSIIAGMLFFIGGIVMMQIMMRMVML is encoded by the coding sequence ATGCAAGAGGTAATTATTTGGCCCGCTTGGTTGGCAGGAGCAGGGATTGGGCTTTTAATGGTCTTGTTTTATTGGGTTACTGGTAAACAATTAGGTGTTTCCAGGGCTTATGGGAACATGCTGAGCTATATTTCGAAGTTGGCTTTTTTCCAGCAAAAGGACTATACCAGTAACAGTTGGAGATTATGGTTTATCCTTGGTATTGTTCTGGGCGGCTTTATAGCCGCTATGATCGCGCATCCTGGTGAATACCATGTGAGTTTTGACATGGGAAAAGCATATGATGAGTTATTGCCAACGAATATGCTATTGCGTGTAATCGTTTTATTCGTAGGTGGATTAGGCCTTGGATTTGGTGCACGGATTGCGGGTGGTTGTACCAGTGGTCACGTGATTACTGGTATCCCAATGCTGAATGTATCAAGTATTATTGCAGGCATGCTATTTTTTATCGGTGGAATAGTAATGATGCAAATTATGATGCGGATGGTCATGTTATGA
- a CDS encoding DUF6691 family protein: MNQFIYLVLGTIFGMLLSLAGATTFDFYAELFQFKNMQLSRVIASAVVVGMVGIFLMKRLKARAIMTGDEIHFDIKKPPKNWVWGSLLFGSGWALTGSCPGSAPAMLGEGKLIIIPVLLGVIAGTYLYALIQSASDKCVK, encoded by the coding sequence ATGAATCAATTTATTTATTTGGTTTTGGGTACGATATTTGGAATGTTGCTGAGTTTAGCAGGTGCAACGACCTTTGATTTTTATGCGGAATTGTTTCAGTTTAAGAATATGCAGCTATCGCGAGTCATAGCTTCGGCTGTGGTTGTGGGTATGGTGGGTATATTTTTGATGAAGCGGTTAAAAGCTCGAGCCATAATGACTGGTGACGAAATCCACTTTGACATTAAAAAACCACCTAAGAATTGGGTGTGGGGTTCGTTACTCTTTGGGTCGGGTTGGGCATTAACTGGCTCATGCCCAGGTTCGGCACCAGCCATGCTGGGAGAAGGTAAGTTAATAATTATTCCAGTGTTGCTTGGCGTAATTGCTGGTACTTACCTTTATGCGTTAATTCAAAGCGCTAGTGACAAATGTGTTAAGTAA
- a CDS encoding electron transport complex subunit E — MNPYREIMINGLWKQNPGVVQLLGLCPLLAISNNMVNAIGLGLATTIVMSLSNGAVSSIRNHVSNEIRIPVFILVIASLVTVIDLAMNAFIHPLYLVLGIFVPLIVTNCIVLARTEAFAAKNPVLPAMLDGLMMGIGLTGVLTLLGAIRELIGKGTLLSGIDLAFGDSAKTWVLHVIPDYHGFLIAILPPGAFFGLGLLIALRNWWDQRAKTPKTSNTATESTTSAALNYN, encoded by the coding sequence ATGAATCCTTATCGCGAGATTATGATTAACGGTTTATGGAAGCAGAATCCTGGTGTAGTTCAACTACTTGGCTTGTGTCCATTACTGGCTATCAGTAACAACATGGTGAACGCAATAGGTCTGGGATTGGCAACGACGATAGTAATGTCACTCAGTAATGGCGCAGTATCGTCCATACGTAATCATGTCTCAAATGAGATACGTATTCCTGTATTTATCCTGGTTATCGCATCATTAGTCACAGTGATAGACTTAGCAATGAATGCATTTATTCACCCTCTGTATTTAGTGCTGGGTATTTTTGTCCCACTGATTGTTACCAACTGCATCGTATTAGCTCGCACTGAGGCTTTTGCCGCAAAAAACCCAGTGTTACCTGCTATGTTAGATGGCCTAATGATGGGTATAGGGTTAACTGGTGTACTGACGCTACTCGGAGCTATACGAGAATTAATTGGTAAAGGGACATTATTGTCAGGAATAGATTTAGCATTCGGTGACTCAGCAAAAACATGGGTATTACACGTCATTCCCGATTATCATGGTTTTTTAATAGCTATATTACCGCCCGGCGCCTTCTTTGGACTAGGTTTACTAATTGCTTTACGTAACTGGTGGGATCAACGAGCAAAAACCCCTAAAACAAGCAATACAGCCACTGAATCAACAACATCAGCGGCACTAAATTACAACTAA
- the rsxG gene encoding electron transport complex subunit RsxG, translating into MTTIARAAARAAGVLLVFSVTLTATLAYTYYLAQPNIKSNEQDVRRKLVAQTLPEASFNNDLLSNQLSLSPDTLLGTDKPSLAWQARLNNVPVAVVLEATAPDGYSGKIELLIGINTDGKLTGVRVVSHKETPGLGDYIETAKSKWIYNFNGKSNSQPDDNGWKVKKDGGQFDYMAGATITPRAVIKAVHHALQYVNKHHATLFANQPGVKA; encoded by the coding sequence ATGACCACCATTGCACGCGCAGCCGCACGTGCGGCTGGAGTATTGTTAGTATTCAGCGTCACACTTACAGCGACACTTGCGTACACCTATTATCTTGCACAACCTAATATCAAAAGTAATGAACAAGATGTGAGGCGTAAGTTGGTAGCACAAACATTACCTGAAGCCAGCTTCAATAACGATCTATTAAGTAATCAGCTATCTCTATCACCTGATACCTTGTTAGGCACAGACAAACCTAGTCTTGCCTGGCAAGCACGCCTAAATAATGTACCAGTTGCTGTGGTACTAGAAGCAACTGCGCCAGATGGCTATAGCGGAAAAATAGAATTACTCATAGGCATCAATACTGATGGGAAACTAACTGGTGTACGCGTTGTCTCACACAAGGAAACCCCGGGCTTGGGAGACTATATCGAAACTGCTAAAAGCAAGTGGATATACAATTTTAATGGGAAATCAAACTCCCAGCCTGATGATAATGGCTGGAAAGTTAAAAAAGACGGAGGACAGTTTGATTACATGGCAGGGGCAACCATTACTCCACGTGCGGTCATTAAAGCTGTCCATCATGCTCTACAATATGTGAACAAACACCACGCAACATTATTTGCGAACCAACCAGGAGTAAAAGCATGA
- the rsxD gene encoding electron transport complex subunit RsxD has translation MTSSPYITQPTSVSIIMLKVMLALIPAIIAYVWYFGPAILVSLTLASITALVLETAALKLRSLPVKPYLMDGSALVTAWLLALSIPSIAPWWLIVVGLFFAIIVAKHLYGGLGNNLFNPAMVGYAILIISFPVPMTHWAAPSILAGHQLGLMESVQYIFNGTLSDTLDAISTATPLDTLRTQLHLNRSVGEITHMPIFGTFGGQGSEMIALFILLGGIYMWLARIITWHIPVAFIAGLATISGIFYIVDATHYASPWFHLATGGAMLGAFFIATDPVSGATTPKGKIIFGAGIGILTYLIRIMGAYPDGVAFAVLLMNIAVPLIDSYTQPAVYGHKDKQS, from the coding sequence ATGACATCATCACCCTATATCACGCAACCGACCAGCGTTTCCATTATCATGCTCAAGGTCATGCTGGCGCTCATTCCCGCCATCATTGCTTATGTTTGGTATTTTGGCCCAGCCATTTTAGTCAGCTTAACCTTAGCAAGCATCACCGCTTTAGTGTTGGAAACCGCCGCGCTCAAATTGCGCAGCCTGCCGGTTAAACCATACCTCATGGACGGTAGCGCACTTGTCACAGCCTGGCTACTAGCACTGTCTATTCCATCTATCGCGCCATGGTGGCTGATTGTAGTGGGATTATTTTTTGCGATTATTGTCGCTAAACACCTTTATGGTGGATTAGGTAATAATCTCTTCAATCCCGCGATGGTGGGCTATGCAATATTAATTATATCGTTCCCAGTACCCATGACGCATTGGGCAGCACCTTCCATATTAGCAGGACACCAACTAGGATTGATGGAGTCAGTACAATACATTTTTAACGGCACACTCTCCGACACCCTCGATGCCATTAGTACGGCTACGCCTCTCGATACACTACGTACACAATTGCATCTTAATCGTAGCGTAGGTGAAATCACTCACATGCCTATTTTTGGCACATTTGGTGGACAAGGCAGTGAAATGATCGCACTGTTCATTCTGCTAGGTGGCATCTACATGTGGCTGGCACGAATAATTACCTGGCATATTCCCGTTGCATTCATAGCAGGGTTAGCAACTATTTCAGGTATTTTTTATATTGTGGATGCCACACACTACGCATCACCCTGGTTCCATTTAGCAACTGGCGGTGCGATGTTGGGCGCTTTTTTTATCGCGACCGATCCCGTTTCAGGCGCGACCACACCCAAAGGAAAAATAATATTTGGAGCAGGCATAGGCATACTCACTTACCTGATACGCATAATGGGGGCATATCCTGATGGTGTTGCTTTTGCAGTTTTGCTCATGAATATAGCTGTCCCACTTATCGATAGTTACACGCAGCCAGCAGTATATGGGCACAAGGATAAACAATCATGA